The genomic window TTCATGCTTTAAATAGATAAGAAAATCAAGGAAATTTTATTAATAGGGTAGTTTAAATTTACTATCTTGCGACATCAGCTATACGAGGATTTTGTGGACTCTCTTCTAAGTTTTGAATCAATCATTGCCTTTTTTACCTTATTTGCTTTAGAGCTTGTCTTGGGCATAGACAATATCATTTTCATTTCCATCGTATCCGATAGATTACCGAAGGAAGAGCGTAATTACGCTAGAATTTTAGGTCTATCTCTAGCTGTAATCACACGCTTAGCTCTGCTTCTGACCTTGTCTTGGATTATTGGTTTGACTGAACCTCTATTTACCGTATTCTCACAACCCATATCCGGCAGGGATCTTATCCTTTTAGCAGGGGGTCTTTTCCTAATTGCTAAAAGTACTCACGAAATCCACCATAAACTTGAAGACGTAGAGACTGAAGAGCCTAAAGCTAAGATTAAACGTAGTTTTAAGGGTGTCATCGTACAGATACTCCTTCTTGACATTGTCTTTTCTCTTGACTCGGTGATTACCGCAGTAGGGATGGTCAATCAAATTACTATTATGGCAGCAGCAGTTATTGCTTCTACAGTGGTGATGATATTTGCATCTAAAAGCATCTCTGAGTTTATAGATCGCCATCCGACGCTAAAAATGCTAGCGTTAAGCTTTCTTGTTCTGATCGGCGTTACCTTGCTTGTTGAAGGCTTAGGACAGCATATTTCCAAAGGTTATATCTATTTTGCTATGGCCTTTTCGCTAGGCGTGGAAGCGTTGAATATTCGCCTTAGGAAAAAGAGTGCTGTTAAGTTGAAGTAAGCAGGTATAAAGTGACAAGCCCCGTCAGGCAGCTTTCTGCCGGACGGAGCTTCTCTGCGTTCATAATACGCTACACAGACCGTCACATCTACAACGTTAATAGTGATACGCTCTATACGGCCTTTCCCTGAACCAAGCTGTAGCTATCCACTTTTCTCCCTCTAAGACGGGAGCTCCCGCATGTAATGTAGAGGGATCCACCTGTCCGCGGTCATCCGTATCATAAAACAGAATAGCATCCCCTTTTACAGGTGCAATAGAGATCTTGCTTAAAGGAAACACTGTTTCACCACCTAATTTGGGGCGGTTCAAATAGACGACAAGCGAAATCATCCTCTGCCCACCGAGTTGGGTGAAAAAACGTCCTCCAGGCAGGTTGGTATTAAAATAGTCGTAGTGCGGCCTGTAAAGTCCGCCAACTTGATAGTTCACGACTTGGATATGTTCGCTATGGGTAATAGGAAGCCCTGCCGCTTGCGCCATCTTTGCTTCCACTTTTGCTATGATTGGGTCTTGATGAAACGGAGGAAAAAACATGCAGGTGCAGATCCTACCGGGATTAACCTCATTTATGGAAGTTTTCTCGTTTGCTATGACCGCAGGTTTCAGGTAGGGACGTGAGTACTGAATAAGGTAATCACATTCCTCTTCTGTCAGGAAGTCTCTAAGCACAAAAAGCTTTGGCTTAAAGGATATTTGGTCTTTCGAATAGGCATCCAGGTTACCTAGAAGCACAATCAATAAAATTTGAAAAATGATTTTATGCATGGCTTTTAATAACGGTTAAGGGTGAAAAGGCTTGTGATACTGGCATTAACTCTATCGTATTGATATTTACATGAGGAGGCAGAGCGGCACAGAAAAAGATTGTTTCCGCCACATCTGCCGGTAGTAGGGGCTCGGTGTTATCATAAACTTGCTTTACTTTGGAGGTATCTCCACGAAAGCGCACTAAGGAAAATTCCGTTCCGCCCACTAACCCGGGCTCGATGCAGCTGACACGCACTGCAGTCCCTAGCAGATCTGAACGAAGGTTTAAGGAAAATTGCTGCACGAAGGCTTTTACGCCTCCATAGACATTTGCACCGGGATAGGGATAAGTCCCTGCAACTGAACCCATATTTATTATATGACCTTTATTTTTCGCGACCATGAAGGGTAATACAGTGTGTGTGCAATAGATTAGTCCGTTGATATTCACATCTATGCATTTCTCCCAGTCTTCAATATCGGCTTTCTGAGCTGGCGACAATCCGAAAGCTCCCCCTGCGTTATTGACTAGCAGATCAATATTTCCTTCAGTCTCATAGATTTTGGCGAAGGTTTCTTCTACCGCAGGAAGGGAGGTAACGTCCAATTCATAGAAGGATACTGTAGACTCGCCTATTTCCTTACATAGTTCTTGCAGCCTATCCTTTCTACGGGCTAACAGAATCACTCGCCAGCCAGCGCTTGCAAAGCGTTTAGCTGAAGCGGCGCCAATTCCGGAAGATGCACCCGTTATCACTACAATATTTTGTGACATTACAACCTCATTAAAAAAAATAAATTACACTGCAAACTTTACTAAAAGCAAGAATTTCATTGCATTTTATCATATTTATCGTTGATAGTGGTTGATTATTAATCATTAATAACTCGAGTTTTTTACGATGAAAATGCTCTCAGTTTTGTTTATTGCTTTGACTTTCACACTAGGTTTTTACATTGAAAAACCTTTGGCTGATTCTGTTCACTATGCATGCGGTGAAGACTGCAACTGTGGTCCCCGCTAGTAAGCGCCCTGCATACTTGATTAATAATCTTCGGTAAAATAAGGTAATTTTTTATTTAAACGGAGGTTTATTATGGCTGTTGCAAAAGTGTTAGAAATAATATGTGAAGGCAAATCGATCGAAGATGCTTTAGAGTCCGGTGTACAGGAAGTCTCTAAAACCGTTCGTGAAGTGAAGCAGATCAATGTCGACCATGTCGAAGCCAAAGTTAAAGGTGGCAAGATAGTTTTATATCGTGTCATCGCTAGGGTAACTTTTGTTGTAGAAACCTAAGATCTTTCTTGCCCGTTTTCTCTATTCGGCGCTCGAAGGAGCGCCGAAAATAAATTAGGGCAAAACCTTGAAATCAATACTCTTAACATTCTTTTTCACTTTCATTCCCTTTTATTGTCATTGTGAACAATGGGTTATTGTCGCAAATAGCACTGAATTCTCAATGGAACAAGTCAACACTTTCATTCCAAATAAGAAACTCTTGGTTTTGGATGGAGCCGCCAACCACTTTATGGGGGGTACCCTCTTTCCAAATGTTATTTTGGGCGACTTTGATTCGATCCTAAATGCGGAATATTGGGGTATACAAAACCAGTTTGATTCCATTGACAATTGTACGAAGCCTTATCCTGGTTACTTTGGAGTATTGATTGTTCCGGCCAAAAACCAGGATTTCACTGATCTAGAAAAAGGCATTCACTTTTGCGATAGCTCCTTAGCCGATTCTATCGTTATTTTAAATGCCACCGGAGGCAGGTTAGACCATACGCTAGGCAATATTGGATTTTTGAAGAAGTACTATAGGCCGGATCGTAAGATAACGCTTGTTACTCGTACTGAATGTGTAGAGTATGTGAAAGACGCTACAGTAATGCTTACCGGTCCAGTTGGGAGTGTTTGCGCTATCCTTGGCTATCCTGAAGCAAAAATGACGACCACAGGACTTACTTATAACGGTCAGAACTATCCTCTAAGTATTGGACTGCAAGAGAGTATTTGCAACACTTTAGCAGAACCTACAGCAACCATAAACATTCAAGGGGAAGCCCTTGTCATCAGTTGTATCCCTCATGAGTGAAGACATGATAATATTGCCTGAAATATTGGCCGGTGAAGATAAAACCTCCCCTTTCCTGAATTGCATCCGAAACAATTACCGCCATCTGCGCAAATGGGCCAAGAGGACAAAGACAAATTGCTTTAGGATTTATGATCGGCACCTGCACCACTATCCTCTTGCTATAGATTTTTATGCAGGAAGGTTTTTAGTCCATTACTTTTCTCGCCATCGTGAAGATGAAGAGCCCTCTCCTGAACTGTACGCAGAGATCATCACTACTCTGCAAAAGTTATTTGATGCTACCGATGCTGATATCTTTTGGCGTACGCGCATACGAAGGGAAAAATACCAGCAATATGAAAAGGTGGGAGAGCATAAAGACTTTTTTACAGTCTATGAATATGGTGTGGCCTTCAAAATAAATTTACGAGACTACTTGGATACAGGTCTATTCCTAGACCATCGTGAGACAAGGCATTATGTCGCCTCTATCGCTAAGGGAAAAAGTTTATTGAATCTATTTGCTTACACAGGCGCTTTCAGTGTGCAGGCAGCCGCAGCAGGTGCGGTTTTCACAAAGACGGTAGATATGTCAAACACATATACAGGCTGGTGTAAAGACAACTTCATTTTAAATGGCATCTCCCTTAAAAACCACCCTATCGTACGTGAGGACTGCCTAAAATTTTTAGATGACGAACGGGAGAATGGCAATAAGTATGACATTATCGTCATAGACCCGCCTACCATTTCACGTTCTAAAAAAATGGACCAGATGTTTGATATTCAAGAGGATTATATCTCGCTTTTGCGCAAAGCAGCGCGACTATTGATGCCGGGTGGAGTTATGTTGTTTAGTACGAACTCTCGCCGTTTTGTTTTTGACCTGGATCAGTTCTCTGAATTTGATGTGAGAGATGTTTCTAATAAGACGCTGCCACTAGATTTTGCCGATCCTAAAATTCACCGCTGCTGGAAAATCACAAAGAAGTAATAGACATAATATCACGCACTACGATGATTGTCGTAATGCATGATATCTCAATTTCCACTAACGATGATGTCCACCGCCGCCTACATGGCCATGTCCATGGTCATAATCGTGATGCTCATAACCATGATGATCGTAATGTTCATGATGGTCATTATAACCCCAATGGTCATTATTCCAGTTTCCATGATAGTCCCCATGACGGTCTCCATACCAGCCCCCTCCACCATTCCAGCCATCATTCCAACGGTGTTCCCAGTGGCGTCCGTTCCAATAATCGCGGTCCCAGTGTCCGTCATTCCAGTACCAGCCGCCATCTCTTCTATCCCAGCTACCGCCTACCCATGCAGCGCCTTCATAAGGGCTAGC from Parachlamydiales bacterium includes these protein-coding regions:
- a CDS encoding 2OG-Fe(II) oxygenase, which gives rise to MHKIIFQILLIVLLGNLDAYSKDQISFKPKLFVLRDFLTEEECDYLIQYSRPYLKPAVIANEKTSINEVNPGRICTCMFFPPFHQDPIIAKVEAKMAQAAGLPITHSEHIQVVNYQVGGLYRPHYDYFNTNLPGGRFFTQLGGQRMISLVVYLNRPKLGGETVFPLSKISIAPVKGDAILFYDTDDRGQVDPSTLHAGAPVLEGEKWIATAWFRERPYRAYHY
- a CDS encoding TerC family protein encodes the protein MDSLLSFESIIAFFTLFALELVLGIDNIIFISIVSDRLPKEERNYARILGLSLAVITRLALLLTLSWIIGLTEPLFTVFSQPISGRDLILLAGGLFLIAKSTHEIHHKLEDVETEEPKAKIKRSFKGVIVQILLLDIVFSLDSVITAVGMVNQITIMAAAVIASTVVMIFASKSISEFIDRHPTLKMLALSFLVLIGVTLLVEGLGQHISKGYIYFAMAFSLGVEALNIRLRKKSAVKLK
- a CDS encoding SDR family NAD(P)-dependent oxidoreductase — its product is MSQNIVVITGASSGIGAASAKRFASAGWRVILLARRKDRLQELCKEIGESTVSFYELDVTSLPAVEETFAKIYETEGNIDLLVNNAGGAFGLSPAQKADIEDWEKCIDVNINGLIYCTHTVLPFMVAKNKGHIINMGSVAGTYPYPGANVYGGVKAFVQQFSLNLRSDLLGTAVRVSCIEPGLVGGTEFSLVRFRGDTSKVKQVYDNTEPLLPADVAETIFFCAALPPHVNINTIELMPVSQAFSPLTVIKSHA
- a CDS encoding dodecin family protein, encoding MAVAKVLEIICEGKSIEDALESGVQEVSKTVREVKQINVDHVEAKVKGGKIVLYRVIARVTFVVET
- a CDS encoding class I SAM-dependent methyltransferase, with protein sequence MSSVVSLMSEDMIILPEILAGEDKTSPFLNCIRNNYRHLRKWAKRTKTNCFRIYDRHLHHYPLAIDFYAGRFLVHYFSRHREDEEPSPELYAEIITTLQKLFDATDADIFWRTRIRREKYQQYEKVGEHKDFFTVYEYGVAFKINLRDYLDTGLFLDHRETRHYVASIAKGKSLLNLFAYTGAFSVQAAAAGAVFTKTVDMSNTYTGWCKDNFILNGISLKNHPIVREDCLKFLDDERENGNKYDIIVIDPPTISRSKKMDQMFDIQEDYISLLRKAARLLMPGGVMLFSTNSRRFVFDLDQFSEFDVRDVSNKTLPLDFADPKIHRCWKITKK
- a CDS encoding thiamine diphosphokinase — translated: MEQVNTFIPNKKLLVLDGAANHFMGGTLFPNVILGDFDSILNAEYWGIQNQFDSIDNCTKPYPGYFGVLIVPAKNQDFTDLEKGIHFCDSSLADSIVILNATGGRLDHTLGNIGFLKKYYRPDRKITLVTRTECVEYVKDATVMLTGPVGSVCAILGYPEAKMTTTGLTYNGQNYPLSIGLQESICNTLAEPTATINIQGEALVISCIPHE